From Desulfonatronovibrio magnus:
TAGAAACTTTTCGGGCAAGAAAGTCGTCAATAACAACTAAGGAGCCAGGATTTATTAGGCTATTCAATATGACAGCTGTTTCGCCTTTATCCAGATCTCTTACGAGTCGGTTGAAGGCTGATTCTTGTTTAGGTAAGATATTTATAAATTCAAGACTGCTTATATCTGGTAAATTTATGCCTTCAAGTTTTCCCTGTTCTATTTCCTCATTTACTTCTTCAGGCAGATGGACCTTTCCATATAAGGATTTTAAGATACTTATGAGTCCCAGTTGATGGAGATATTGGATGGGAGAAGTATTAATAATTACCATTCTGGGCATTTAATACATCCTTATCAAGTGAGAGTTCGTCTACTGGAAATATTGAGACACCATAGCGACCCATTTCTTGGAGAAAGTGCGGCTTAGAAATATTTAACCATTCCGCTGCCTTCCCTGTTGAAATTCTTCCAGATTCAACCAGCTTTGACGCCAGTAGGAACTTTATTTCCCGCTCCGGGGCTGTAAATCCGTAGGATATCTCCTTCATAAAGCTATCTGGCATATCTATTGTGATTTGCATGTTGACCCCCTAAATAGAGTTATATGGCCTCGGGAAAAATTTTTATAAGTCAGCGTTTATCGTTAGGCAAGCATAAATAGGATATCTTAATTGGGAGCGACAAATATCAACTTTATCTCAAAAGTTGATATTAACTTTTTTCTAAAGAATATATCCAATAATATCACCACTTAACCCCGCAAGCTAATAGGCGCCACCTTCACTTTTGTAGGTAAACATCAACTTATGTTGACTTTTTATCGTTTTACTTGGTATACACTGTACCTATGAGAACAAACACCAATCATCCCCAAAAGGGCAGTTCCATCAAAGTTGAGCCCATCCGGAATTTGGAAGACATAAAAGCCATCAAACAGTTGCTCCAAGGCAAGCCCAGTAAAGCATATTTCGTCTGTCCCTGTT
This genomic window contains:
- a CDS encoding UPF0175 family protein; the encoded protein is MQITIDMPDSFMKEISYGFTAPEREIKFLLASKLVESGRISTGKAAEWLNISKPHFLQEMGRYGVSIFPVDELSLDKDVLNAQNGNY
- a CDS encoding DUF3368 domain-containing protein; protein product: MPRMVIINTSPIQYLHQLGLISILKSLYGKVHLPEEVNEEIEQGKLEGINLPDISSLEFINILPKQESAFNRLVRDLDKGETAVILNSLINPGSLVVIDDFLARKVSMELNLNLTGTAGILIAAKLKGLIDSVGPYLDRLNQLGFYLAPVHRLHILRTAEEEIQ